One part of the uncultured Celeribacter sp. genome encodes these proteins:
- a CDS encoding SURF1 family protein — protein sequence MSEKDLTKLRWRRLFIVTLLAAIGVFGFTRLGVWQVERLHWKLDLIDRVDSRIHAEPVAAPGQAAWPTLSAEADEYRPVRLSGRFLNEDEVLIYTPSNFGPADWVLTPFARSDGTIVMVNRGVVPEERAQESDFDRIEGETTVTGLLRMSEDKGWLFSRKNDPDNGLWYRRDIGSITAAKGYDAAAPYFVDVLMDDPQGWPRGGQTVVQFRNAHLSYALTWFALALVVLAGYGLVLRMELKRAG from the coding sequence ATGTCGGAAAAAGATCTGACCAAACTGCGCTGGCGGCGGCTGTTCATCGTCACGCTGCTGGCCGCCATCGGTGTGTTCGGGTTCACCCGCCTCGGCGTGTGGCAGGTGGAGCGACTGCATTGGAAACTAGACCTGATTGACCGCGTGGACAGCCGCATCCACGCAGAGCCGGTGGCTGCGCCGGGGCAGGCCGCATGGCCGACGCTGAGCGCGGAGGCGGATGAATATCGCCCGGTGCGCCTGTCCGGCCGGTTTCTCAATGAGGACGAGGTGCTGATCTACACGCCCTCCAACTTTGGCCCCGCCGACTGGGTGCTGACGCCCTTCGCGCGCAGCGATGGCACCATTGTGATGGTGAACCGTGGTGTTGTGCCCGAAGAACGTGCCCAGGAAAGCGATTTCGACCGGATCGAGGGGGAGACGACCGTCACGGGGTTGCTGCGCATGTCCGAGGACAAAGGTTGGCTGTTTTCCCGCAAAAACGACCCCGACAACGGCCTGTGGTATCGCCGCGATATCGGTTCGATCACGGCGGCCAAGGGCTATGACGCCGCGGCGCCCTATTTCGTCGACGTTCTGATGGACGATCCGCAGGGATGGCCGCGGGGCGGGCAGACCGTGGTGCAGTTCCGCAATGCCCATCTCAGCTATGCGCTGACGTGGTTTGCCTTGGCGCTGGTGGTGCTGGCGGGCTACGGGCTGGTGCTACGGATGGAGTTGAAACGCGCAGGGTGA
- a CDS encoding YcjX family protein — protein sequence MILNDIADRIFRGVETVQDGVSEALFEPVIRLGVTGLSRSGKTVFITSLVANLLDRGRMPQFGPGLAITAAYLQPQPDDTVPRFDYEAHLAAITAPDPQWPESTRAVSELRLSFKVQPAGLLGGLSGPRTVHLDIVDYPGEWLLDLGLMEKSYQQWSQEALEAAQGRPQSAGFLADLSACDPEAKHTEPEAKALSQSFTAYLQAAREAGFSDCSPGRFLLPGELEGSPVLTFAPLPDSAGGRGSLAREFERRFEAYKREVVKPFFRDHFARIDRQIVLVDALGAIHAGPKAVEDLRRTLSDILAAFRPGRVGRLMSLLGQKRVSKILFAATKADYIHHSQHPRLTAIMEALVRDARDRADFAGAGTAAMSIAALRTTVEETVTHEGQALDCVRGRTESGKQAAYYPGELPEDPGHILAPARKGAERWLDGDYEIMRFQPARLTLRPGEGPPHIRLDRAADFLIGDKL from the coding sequence GTGATCCTCAACGATATTGCAGATCGAATTTTCCGGGGCGTGGAAACCGTTCAGGACGGCGTCTCAGAAGCCCTGTTCGAACCGGTGATCCGGCTGGGGGTGACCGGGCTGTCGCGCTCGGGCAAAACCGTGTTCATCACCTCGCTTGTCGCCAATCTGCTGGACCGCGGGCGGATGCCGCAATTCGGGCCGGGGCTGGCGATAACCGCGGCTTATCTGCAGCCGCAGCCTGACGATACGGTGCCGCGCTTTGACTATGAAGCGCATCTGGCGGCGATCACCGCCCCTGATCCGCAATGGCCAGAAAGCACCCGCGCGGTGTCAGAGTTGCGTTTGTCGTTCAAAGTGCAGCCTGCGGGGCTGCTGGGCGGATTGTCCGGGCCGCGCACGGTGCATCTGGACATTGTCGATTATCCCGGCGAATGGTTGCTCGATCTTGGTTTGATGGAGAAATCCTATCAGCAATGGTCGCAAGAGGCGCTGGAGGCGGCGCAAGGTCGCCCGCAGTCGGCAGGATTTCTGGCTGATTTGAGCGCTTGCGATCCCGAGGCAAAACACACAGAGCCCGAAGCCAAAGCCCTGTCCCAAAGCTTCACCGCCTATCTGCAGGCCGCGCGCGAGGCGGGGTTTTCGGATTGCTCGCCGGGGCGGTTTTTGCTGCCCGGCGAACTGGAAGGCTCTCCGGTGCTGACATTTGCCCCGCTGCCGGACAGTGCGGGCGGTCGCGGTTCTCTGGCGCGTGAATTTGAACGCCGGTTCGAAGCGTACAAACGTGAGGTGGTCAAACCGTTTTTCCGCGATCATTTCGCGCGCATCGACCGGCAGATCGTCTTGGTCGATGCTCTGGGCGCGATCCATGCCGGGCCAAAGGCAGTGGAGGACCTTCGTCGGACGCTGTCGGATATTTTGGCGGCTTTCCGCCCGGGCCGTGTCGGGCGGTTGATGAGCCTTCTGGGACAGAAACGGGTCAGCAAGATCCTGTTTGCGGCGACCAAGGCCGATTACATCCATCATTCCCAGCATCCCCGTCTGACCGCGATCATGGAGGCGCTGGTGCGCGACGCGCGGGACCGGGCCGATTTTGCCGGGGCAGGGACAGCCGCCATGTCGATTGCGGCGCTGCGTACCACAGTGGAAGAAACCGTAACCCATGAAGGTCAGGCGCTCGACTGTGTTCGGGGGCGGACCGAAAGCGGCAAGCAGGCGGCCTATTATCCGGGCGAACTGCCCGAAGATCCCGGTCACATTCTGGCCCCGGCGCGAAAGGGGGCTGAACGCTGGCTGGATGGGGATTATGAAATCATGCGCTTCCAGCCCGCCCGGCTGACGCTGCGCCCGGGCGAAGGGCCGCCGCATATCCGGCTGGACCGTGCCGCCGATTTCCTGATTGGAGATAAGCTATGA
- the cyoD gene encoding cytochrome o ubiquinol oxidase subunit IV, whose translation MAHDTHSSQGHGTMGQLMIGFALAAILTIIPFALVMGEVDMSRQTIVGIIMGLGAVQIVVHLVFFLHLNTKSEEGSTFMATLLALIILVIVLAGSLWVMHNMNENMMPQHEMDQQIEQMRSLQSQQG comes from the coding sequence ATGGCACATGACACGCATTCTTCGCAGGGCCATGGCACCATGGGCCAATTGATGATCGGTTTCGCGCTCGCCGCGATCCTGACCATCATTCCCTTCGCGCTGGTGATGGGCGAGGTCGACATGAGCCGCCAGACCATCGTCGGGATCATCATGGGGCTGGGCGCGGTTCAAATCGTTGTGCATCTGGTGTTCTTCCTTCATCTGAACACCAAATCCGAAGAGGGCAGCACCTTTATGGCGACCCTTCTGGCGCTGATCATTCTGGTGATCGTTCTGGCCGGTTCGCTTTGGGTCATGCACAATATGAACGAAAACATGATGCCGCAGCATGAAATGGATCAACAGATCGAACAGATGCGGAGCCTGCAGTCCCAGCAGGGCTGA
- the cyoC gene encoding cytochrome o ubiquinol oxidase subunit III, with amino-acid sequence MSHSNTAASVTVLDHEHHHESPTPIGFWIYLMSDCIIFGALFATYAVLGGGFAGGPGPKDLFEPGFVAIETALLLFSSITFGLAMLQADKGKRDGTMMWLIVTGLLGAGFIAMELYEFRHLIHIGAGPDRSAFLSSFFALVGTHGLHVTGGIIWLVTLLSQIKIHGLTSANMRRLGTLSMFWHFLDLIWIGVFSFVYLVRLV; translated from the coding sequence ATGAGCCACTCCAATACCGCCGCCAGCGTGACGGTGCTCGACCACGAGCACCATCACGAAAGCCCGACCCCGATCGGGTTCTGGATCTACCTGATGAGCGACTGCATCATCTTCGGGGCCCTGTTTGCGACCTACGCCGTTCTGGGCGGGGGCTTTGCGGGCGGGCCGGGGCCGAAGGACCTTTTCGAACCGGGCTTTGTGGCCATCGAAACGGCGCTGCTGCTGTTCTCGTCGATCACCTTCGGTCTGGCGATGTTGCAGGCCGACAAGGGCAAACGCGATGGCACCATGATGTGGCTGATCGTGACCGGTCTTCTGGGCGCTGGCTTTATCGCCATGGAGCTCTACGAATTCCGTCACCTGATCCACATCGGGGCCGGGCCGGACCGTTCTGCCTTCCTGTCGTCCTTCTTCGCGCTGGTCGGCACTCACGGGCTGCACGTCACCGGCGGCATCATCTGGCTGGTGACTCTGCTGTCGCAGATCAAGATCCATGGCCTGACCTCGGCGAACATGCGGCGCCTCGGCACGCTGTCGATGTTCTGGCACTTCCTCGATCTGATCTGGATCGGCGTCTTTTCCTTTGTCTATCTGGTGAGGTTGGTCTGA
- a CDS encoding sugar phosphorylase: MAKPSSQFRTRLCALIDQIYPDLDADALSKDIIAAFWPETSGFRSRARAPGHNLWDETDSLVITYGSTMADGQHKPLDLLRDFLNRYLRGVVKGVHILPFFPFTSDDGFAVTDYRAVNSQLGDWTDVQRIAEEFRLMSDLVLNHVSSMSHWFSEYRQGHAPYDKFFVEASPEDDLSSVVRPRTSPLLREVSTANGPKHVWCTFSHDQIDVDFHNPEVLLEFLRIMRLHIDNGVRIIRLDAVAFVWKEIGTSCIHLPQTHAIVRLMRLLCDYAEERVVLLTETNVPNSENLSYFGNRNEAHMIYNFSLPPLLLHALLSGSSRHLNRWLMRMPPAQLGCAYLNFSASHDGIGVRGAEGLLEPEELGQVIQCVRDFGGLVSMRALADGSEKPYELNITYFDALKGTIDGGEDDHQIARFLCSQSIVMALEGVPAFYIHSLLATPNDHAGVEKTGVKRAINRHRWDYPELRKLLDDPESVNAQVLAAMKERISIRTAQKAFHPNATQFTMQLGDEIFGIWRQSPARDQSIFAINNLTANEIEIPHISINLIDGEDWYDLLTGEKIDLSTPNITFGPYQSRWISNRP; this comes from the coding sequence ATGGCCAAACCGTCGTCGCAATTCAGAACCCGTCTCTGTGCGCTGATTGACCAGATCTACCCGGATCTTGACGCCGATGCGCTGAGCAAAGACATCATCGCAGCCTTCTGGCCGGAAACCTCAGGATTTCGGTCCCGGGCCCGTGCACCGGGCCACAATCTGTGGGACGAGACCGACTCTCTGGTGATCACCTATGGCTCAACCATGGCAGACGGGCAGCACAAACCTTTGGATTTGCTGCGCGATTTTCTGAATCGTTATCTCCGTGGCGTGGTGAAAGGCGTGCATATCCTGCCGTTTTTTCCCTTCACCTCTGACGACGGGTTCGCGGTCACCGACTATCGTGCGGTGAACAGCCAACTGGGCGACTGGACCGATGTGCAGCGCATCGCCGAAGAATTCCGGCTGATGTCGGATCTGGTTCTCAACCACGTGTCTTCGATGTCGCATTGGTTCAGCGAATACCGTCAGGGGCACGCCCCCTACGACAAGTTCTTTGTCGAAGCGTCCCCCGAAGATGATCTGTCGTCGGTGGTACGCCCGCGCACCTCGCCGCTTCTGCGCGAAGTCAGCACGGCAAATGGACCAAAGCACGTCTGGTGCACCTTTTCGCATGACCAGATCGACGTCGATTTTCACAATCCCGAGGTGCTGCTGGAATTTCTGCGCATCATGCGGCTGCATATCGACAACGGCGTGCGCATCATCCGTCTGGATGCCGTGGCCTTCGTCTGGAAGGAAATCGGCACCTCTTGCATCCACCTGCCCCAGACCCATGCCATCGTGCGTCTGATGCGGCTGCTCTGCGATTATGCCGAAGAGCGCGTGGTGCTTCTGACCGAAACCAATGTGCCCAACTCGGAAAACCTGAGTTACTTCGGGAACCGCAACGAAGCGCATATGATCTACAACTTCTCGCTGCCGCCCTTGCTGCTGCATGCGCTGCTCAGCGGGTCGAGCCGCCATTTGAACCGCTGGCTGATGCGGATGCCGCCGGCGCAACTCGGCTGTGCCTATCTGAACTTCTCGGCCTCGCATGACGGGATCGGCGTGCGCGGCGCAGAGGGGCTTCTGGAACCCGAGGAACTCGGTCAGGTAATCCAATGCGTGCGTGACTTTGGCGGTCTGGTGTCGATGCGCGCCCTCGCCGACGGATCGGAAAAACCCTATGAGCTGAACATCACCTATTTCGATGCCCTCAAGGGCACGATCGATGGCGGCGAGGATGACCATCAGATCGCCCGCTTCCTCTGTTCCCAGTCCATCGTCATGGCGCTGGAAGGGGTTCCGGCCTTCTATATCCATTCCCTGCTGGCGACGCCGAACGATCATGCCGGCGTCGAAAAGACCGGCGTCAAACGCGCCATCAACCGCCATCGCTGGGACTATCCGGAGCTGCGCAAACTGCTGGACGATCCGGAGAGCGTCAACGCGCAGGTTCTGGCCGCGATGAAGGAACGGATTTCGATCCGCACCGCGCAAAAGGCGTTCCACCCGAACGCCACCCAGTTCACCATGCAACTGGGCGACGAGATCTTCGGCATCTGGCGGCAATCGCCCGCGCGCGATCAGTCGATCTTTGCAATCAACAACCTGACCGCCAATGAGATCGAGATCCCGCATATTTCGATCAACCTGATCGATGGAGAAGACTGGTATGATCTTCTGACCGGCGAGAAAATCGACCTGTCGACGCCGAATATCACTTTTGGCCCCTATCAGAGCCGCTGGATCTCCAACCGGCCCTGA
- the truA gene encoding tRNA pseudouridine(38-40) synthase TruA, whose translation MPRYALLIEYNGAPFAGWQRQKEHPSVQQAVEEALRKLEPDCPGIGAAGRTDAGVHAKGQVAHCDMAKDWDPFRLSEALNHHLKPNPVAILKAARVADDWHARFSALERRYMFRLISRRAPLVHEAGLAWHVQHPLDLAAMQAGAERLVGLHDFTTFRSTMCQADSPVKTLDEARVEAFDIPYGQEFRFYFRARSFLHNQVRSFVGTLERVGAGGWAPVDVTRALEACDRAACGPVCPPQGLYLTGVGYPDAPF comes from the coding sequence ATGCCCAGATACGCCCTTTTGATCGAATACAACGGCGCCCCCTTTGCCGGCTGGCAGCGCCAGAAAGAGCACCCCTCCGTGCAGCAGGCGGTGGAGGAGGCCCTGCGCAAACTGGAACCCGACTGCCCGGGTATCGGCGCCGCCGGTCGTACCGATGCCGGCGTGCATGCCAAGGGGCAAGTGGCGCATTGCGATATGGCCAAGGACTGGGACCCGTTTCGTCTGTCCGAGGCACTCAACCACCACCTGAAACCCAATCCGGTCGCGATCCTGAAGGCGGCACGGGTGGCCGACGACTGGCATGCACGGTTTTCGGCCCTTGAACGGCGTTATATGTTCCGACTCATTTCGCGCCGTGCCCCACTGGTCCATGAGGCCGGACTGGCCTGGCATGTGCAGCATCCGCTGGATCTGGCAGCGATGCAGGCCGGGGCGGAGCGGCTGGTCGGGCTGCATGATTTCACCACCTTTCGCTCCACCATGTGTCAGGCGGACAGCCCCGTCAAAACACTGGACGAAGCCCGCGTCGAAGCTTTCGACATCCCCTATGGTCAGGAATTCCGGTTTTATTTCCGTGCGCGCAGCTTTCTACACAATCAGGTGCGTTCCTTTGTGGGCACCTTGGAACGGGTCGGGGCTGGCGGCTGGGCGCCCGTGGACGTCACCCGCGCGCTTGAGGCCTGCGACCGTGCGGCCTGCGGTCCGGTCTGTCCGCCCCAAGGCCTTTACCTGACGGGCGTGGGCTACCCGGACGCCCCCTTTTGA